GAGTGGTCGTTCCTTAGAGACTCCACTCTGAGGCGTTCAACATAGCATTCCCTTGCTTCTTTTTGGTCGACGTGGACCATGAGGATGTCCCCTGATGGAAAGGGGAACTTCATCGCCAAGTGGGGTGTTGATACGATCGCCATTAGCCAATTGATGGATGACCGTCCGAGAAGGATGTTGTAAGAGGTATTTGTGTCGATCACTAAATACTGAATCTTGATTGTCTTGCAGCTTTTCTCCTCGTCGAAGGTGGTGTAGAGCTTGATGTAGCCCTAGGTTGCTACCCTCTCGCCCGAGAAGCCAACCACATGTCGTCATACGGTACCATCTTGGCCTCAGGTATCCTCATGGCCTTGAAGGTCTTCCAGTAGAGTATGTCTACtgagcttccttgatccaccAACGTCTTCCTAATGGTGAATTTGTCTATATCAACTGATATCACCATTAGGTCGTCCTGTCGATAATCTACGCCCTTAAAATCATCATCTGTAAAGGTGATGGGTGGAATCCTCGGTTGGAATGTCACCGCGTTCACCTAGTGTACCGCCCGAATGTGCTTTTTTCGGGCGATTTTTGTACTTTCTTCGTCGGCGAATCCACCGACTATTGTGTTAATAACCTCTCGGTTTCCCCTTCTTTCAGTTCCCCGAGGAGGATCATCCCTTCGTGGAGGGTCATCTCTCCTGGACCGTCGGTCGTTCCTGCGGTCTCGATCGTCCCTAATTCTTGGAGGTGAACGCCTCCTTCAAGCGGGCTCGTCTCTTTGAGGGAATGCCTCGTGTCTCAGCCACCCCTGATGAACCAACGTAGGTGCCCGACTTGGATGAGCTCTTCAATCTTGTCCTTCAAAGTCTGGCACTCCTCAGTAGAATGCCCATTGTTCTAGTGATACTGACACTGCTTTCTTCGGTCGGCGTTGTTCCGGCTGGCCGCCTTCCTGGTAGGAGGAATCAGCTTGGCACTGAGTATCTCGTCCAGGATTCTCCCCCTTTCGGCCGTCAAGGGGGTATACCTTGAGAATCGGCTTCCCCGGTCTCCTTGGTTATCTCTGTGTTTATCGCCACGCTGGCCCGATTGGACTTGGCGATCCTTCTCGTCTTTGCTTTTCTCCCTGCTAGCCTCTGCCTGGGCCTGGTTGCGGAACTCCTTGAGCACTTTCAGCTGCATGAACTTAGCTGCTCTCTTCCTAAGTTCATCAAGGCTAGCGGCCGGCTGCATACACAAATTATCAACAAACAATCTCAATCGCAGGGCCGTCAGCATATGATGCATGACAACGTCCGGGCTGAGATTCCGGATGTTCATTGCCACTTTGTTGAACCTATGAACAATGGTTCTCAACGACTCTCCCTTCTCCTAGTGGATAACCACCAGGGCGATGGAGGTCAGGTGATGCGGTCCGCTAGTGATAAACTGGGTTTCGAACTTTGACACGTGTGGCGAAGCTATCTATGGAGTTGGGTGGgagcttggtgaaccaactGAGGGCCCCTCCCTTTAGAGATGTAGGAAATATTCGGCATAGTACTGCATCGTCCGAGGTGTAGAGACTCATATGGGTGGTGTAGGCATCCATATGTTCGTCTGGATCGGTAGTGTCGTTATACTGATCCCTATTGAAGCCTTTCCACTTGTTTGGCAGTGGAGCTTCTATGAAAGCGTTGGTGAAGGGGTGTCGGCGGGCCAATTCCAGCGTGACAGTCGTCCTGGCCGACTTGTTGAGACAAGATTCGCCATCCATCTCTTGGGTGGGAACCTTGTCCCTGGTCTCCTCCACTGGTCTTGGGTTAGGAGGGGAGGTGTAGGACCTGCTGACAACGTTGTTCGGCCCAGCAGATGGTTCTCCCTCCAccagcttcttcttcatctcttcattcTCCGCTCAGAGAGCCTGCATTTCCTGTTCATTCTTCCTCGTAGCTTCCTCattcttcattttcatttcGGCCATCTCTCTCTGTAGAGATAGAAACAACGACATCTGATCAGCTTCACTTATCCTTTCCATGCTTCGGATTAATACCATCTACTTTCGTTCTTCAGCTAGTTtctctcggccccacggtgggcgccaattgttcttgctagggagatgagacctaaaGAACTATTGGGAAGCTTCGCCTTCCTCCTTCCTGTCGGTCGGTTGTGCTACTTTCCAACCTCCCTCCTTGCTCGTTCCTCACCTTTCTTTCCTAGCTTCGGCTCTCGATCGTCTCGTGAGCATCgaatgggggggggggggggggtacctgcagaagacactttgacgctcaagtcagcaaaggGAGTTCGACACTCGGAGGTGTACAGTAATTAATGACGTACCTTGTTCTTGGAATgtgcgctatttatattattttaatggacttaTCTTATTGGGTCGAATTAGTGAGGTGTATCGCACTTAGAGGTGTATTACCTAATTTATAATGATGGTTTAGCTTTGCTAACCTTGATTGAGCATTAATGGCCTGAGGGATTCGGTCGTCCCGTACGGGTGCATGTCATTCGGTCGGCCCAGTTGAGGGAGCCGAGTCATGGCGTTGACCGTTCGCTCCATACCAATACAACTTCAAATTGCAATAATTGTGTACTTCGTGGAACTATTGCAAGCAAGtgtaataataatgattttcTTGATAGAATTTATGTGATGTTGCATGATGAAAATCTTCCAACTACAAGAGATCCAGACCATCAGTTAAGTGGGGATTTATCTTATGCAGTAAATTAAAACATGTTAAATGATGAAATTGTTCAATCAAATATTGTGATTGGACAATGATAAAAGTGTTGTGACGAGAAGGGAGGTATGAAAATAGGGTGCAACTAAGATTATAcctcatttaaaattatttaaattttgtaaaaaatgttaaaactgattttccataatttatataaatgtaaaatgaaaatatatgaaGATTGGAGAATTTGGTATATTTAATAACTCTGATTCAATCCCAATTAGTGAACATTAAAATACCTTTTTGGTGCATATATTAAAGTATCCAATTAAGTGCATTTCTCTTAATTTCTTCTAGGTAGGTTTGTTCGTTGTCATAAATTAACTTTTCATTCCATAAATTGAGTATGGCTTCTCAAATAGAGATGTCCTaagttaattaataatataaaattagagGAATTGAATAGATTATTCTTATGAGATTTAAGTTCTCTAATTTATTAACTTGTGTTGTGTAATGTAGtcggaaataaataaataaagtaaaacaaatgaaaaaatagaggagaaagaaaaaattatttgattggattgataaaaataaagtgaaaaaattaaaataaattttattttgtttgtttggaTAAAGAAAAATGAGAGTGGAAAAAATTTAACCGTTAACATTTTACTTATTTAACccacttttttcatttttatattataaaaatatatttgaaaattaaaattataaatatacatttataaGAGAAATATTTTATTCCCCTGTTTTTCTCCCCTCTAATTTTGTTCATGGCACTGGAACAAAAGTAAATGTTTTAAGTGCTTGTGATTAAGAGTGAAAGTCTCTTACAGAAAACATATGGCGGAACCTATTTCTAACCTCTCttctttagtattattttttaattaaagttagaatttgatttaaataataataaactggaattattttcaaaaattataaaattaattttaataattaaaactacATAGGATAAAAATTCTTATGATgctaaaagtaaaacaaaatgtattataagttttttatatagcgttaaatatatttttcgtaTTTTTACGTAAAATAGTTTTTGTCGTTTGATACAAAATTTAGATCTGTATACTTGTAGTGAAATCaatcatttcaattttttttctttataacaAATAGATTTTGAGTGTGAATTAGGatgttaaattgtttttttatattataatataatttatactaaaaatttatttattatataaaaaaatattaataaaaacacaCTTTAATAACTTCTTTTAAATACAAGTAGGAATAGGtctaaagtttaaaataaataaaaaattaattttacatttaaaatataagacGGAAAAAGATATTTaactcttttatatatatatatatatatatacacatatataagTAAATTTTGTATATCATATATTTAGATAAACCAGTTTTTAGGGATTGGCCAGTTGTGAACTGATTCATTAGTAATTTCATGAGTTGAACACTTAAATCCGGTCCGgtttcatagaaccttgatttTTACCACAAAACGTAATGTTCTTTTAAGTTTTTCCATTATTAGATTAGATAGGGTGTCTCTTCCCTTTCATTTTAATAAACCAATAAATAAAGAACTTTGGTTCCCTTGCTTGATTGCGTGAAGTAGCAGCAAAAAGACACTTCTAAAGTTGAGAATTCGAATTTATACACTATAGAATCATAACTGaaacaacaaattcaatttaaatCTCATAAGATAGAGTTTTTAGAAGGCCATACCAAAAATACTACAAACATACAATAACTTTGGATTATGTTTGAATTTTCATCCACcttcaattttatttagaaataaaCTACATGTTACATCCAGTAAGACATCACATGTGACTCAATTCATAGAAACCTTGTAGTAACAGAGGGTATATCAATAAACCAAACCTACAAAACTACTTCACTTGTGTTCGACAACGGTAAAGTGCAATCAAAACACTACCTGCCAACCCAAATTTGAATATCAAACATGCCAGAAGAAACTGAAAAAAGAGACAGCTAAGGAACCTAACTAAAGAGAGCAAAAAACTGACAACATATTTGACCCTTTCTGCTTATACCAGACAAATACTTTGGCACAAAAGCTACTGCACCAAAGTAGAATTTAGAGCAACACACCCAAATTTGGATGCATCTGACTGAGGTTCCTTTATCCAGGCTCTAAGCATGCCTGACCTGAAAATCCTTCATGAAAGCTACCAACTTCTCAACCCCAGCCAAGGGCATGGCATTGTAAATGGAGGCCCTCACTCCTCCCACTGACCTGTGTCCCTTCAGCTGAACCATCTTCTCCTTAGCAGCCTCCTTGATGAACTCACCCTCCAACTCTGATTTCTCCAAAGTGAATGGCACATTCATCAATGACCTCACAGACTTCTCAACAGGGCACCTATAGAACCCTTTGCTCCCATCAATTGCATTGTACAGAATATCAGCCTTCTTCTTATTCTTTTTCTCAACCTCCATCAACCCCCCTTGCTCCAACAAATCCTCAAACACCAACCCACACATGTAAATCCCGTAGCAGGGAGGGGTGTTGTAGAGTGAATTGTTGTCATCATGGATCTTGTAATCAAACATCAAAGGAGTGAGAGCCTGAGCATTCCCAATGAGGTCCTTCCTGACGATCACAATGGTGACACCAGAGGGCCCCACATTCTTCTGTGCCCCGGCATAGATAACCCCAAACTTTGACACATCCACAGGCTTGGAGCAGAAATTTGAAGACATATCAGCAACCAAAACACCACTCTGGGCAACAGGGTACTCCTTAAACTCAACCCCGTGAATAGTCTCATTGGCACAAAAATGCAAATACCCAGAACCGGGATTCTGcttcaaatcatcaaaagaCGGAATCTTTGTGTACTTTTCGGATTTCCCAGACCAGATCACATTGGGTTTGCAGTACTTCTGCGCCTCCTTGACGGCCTTGTCGCTCCAGGAGCCAGTGACGATGTAGTCGACGGCGTCGTTGGGGGAGCAGAGGTTGAGCGGCAAGGCAGCGAACTGGCTTGTGGCGCCGCCCTGGAGGAAGAGGACGGAATATTCCGGTGGGATCTGGAGGAGGGCTCGGAGATCTGATTCGGCTTTTTGGATTATGGAGAGAAACTCCTTGCCGCGGTGGCTCATTTCCATGACGCTCATGCCGGATCCGCCCCAGTTGTAGAGCTCGGATTGGGCACGGAGGAGGACCTTTTCCGGGAGGGTGGCGGGGCCGGCTGCGAAGTTAAAGACGCGATCTTGGGAGTGGGTGAGAGGTGGGGGTTGGGTGTGGAGTTGGGTGGCGCATTTGATGGATGTGGGTTTGAAGGAGGTTGGGCGCGGGGAGGAGAGGGGGAAAGGGGTGGTGCGGGTTTGGAAGAGAGTGGTGTGAGGAGAAGTTGCCATTGACATGGTTACGGTGACgatgaagaacaagaaaaatGTTGAGTTTGGTGTTCTTGGAAATGGAGAATGATGTTTGAGGCAAAGATctgaagaagaggagccaggaTTTATATTGAGTCGCACATTGGGAATGTCCTTGTTTTATTTCACTcagtattttgatttttttttaacaaaaagtgTATAAcatcaattttcttttatttttataacaagcattcatttctttttctcataaTTGATTTTCATAAAATGTAACAGTATATTCAGATTTTAATTccttatgttttaaatttatcatagaattggggAACACAGTGAACTTTATGCATAGGTACGTTTTAAATTAGTTGCCTAAGACATCTTTTTTATTCATGTTCTTGTGtgtttattagttttattttttctattaaatgtATTAGATTGTATTAATAAGATTAAAATATGTGTTAAGATAATTTGTGGTATTTTTCGATGTTGAGAcactgtttttatttatttttcattaatttcatACATAAAGCTTAGATTACTATATTGCTTGTAAGATAATTATGTAATTcaactaatatttatataaaaagtcCTAAATATGGTGAAAAATGAAATCAACAGACAatctaaaaa
The sequence above is a segment of the Phaseolus vulgaris cultivar G19833 chromosome 2, P. vulgaris v2.0, whole genome shotgun sequence genome. Coding sequences within it:
- the LOC137811021 gene encoding phosphoserine aminotransferase 1, chloroplastic-like — its product is MSMATSPHTTLFQTRTTPFPLSSPRPTSFKPTSIKCATQLHTQPPPLTHSQDRVFNFAAGPATLPEKVLLRAQSELYNWGGSGMSVMEMSHRGKEFLSIIQKAESDLRALLQIPPEYSVLFLQGGATSQFAALPLNLCSPNDAVDYIVTGSWSDKAVKEAQKYCKPNVIWSGKSEKYTKIPSFDDLKQNPGSGYLHFCANETIHGVEFKEYPVAQSGVLVADMSSNFCSKPVDVSKFGVIYAGAQKNVGPSGVTIVIVRKDLIGNAQALTPLMFDYKIHDDNNSLYNTPPCYGIYMCGLVFEDLLEQGGLMEVEKKNKKKADILYNAIDGSKGFYRCPVEKSVRSLMNVPFTLEKSELEGEFIKEAAKEKMVQLKGHRSVGGVRASIYNAMPLAGVEKLVAFMKDFQVRHA